One genomic region from Jiangella sp. DSM 45060 encodes:
- a CDS encoding ABC transporter permease: MSVTTADRPRQHAAQRRQGGSTLTGTATMIRFILRRDRVRLPIWIGAIVLLVVGSLPTFPETYPTQADRQARADLLDNPATVALTGPAYGTDNYTFGAMTANELLLWVAITMALMSILLMVRHTRAEEETGRTELLRAGVLGRHAGTTAAFTVVAGANLLIGLLLGLLMPSALDELSTSSSLLFGAAVASVGLVFAGVGALTAQVTEHARTATGLAAAALGVAFALRAIGDVGAEWLSWLSPIGWAQRTRVYVDDRWWPLLIAVALTAVLMAVAYATTSRRDVGAGLVQPSPGSPRAGKDLASPLGLAVRLQRGGLIGWGVGLLVFGVAYGSLAPSIEEFVSDNSTIQDFLGDAGSLIDGFMGMVVMMMALLAAAYGLTSMLRLRTEETSGRAEPVLATSVSRTRFAASHLIVALGGSLLIMLVGGLGLGITGALTLDDGSMVGKLLGTALAHVVGVWLVVAIVVALFGWAPQLVHLGWVVLTFGVVVGVLGGFFQFPDWVTKISPFDAASTLPGGDLDTAAVVIMGVLAVALIWIGLLGFRRRDLTTT; the protein is encoded by the coding sequence GTGAGCGTCACCACCGCCGACCGGCCTCGTCAGCACGCCGCTCAGCGGCGCCAGGGCGGGTCCACGCTCACCGGCACGGCGACGATGATCCGGTTCATCCTGCGCCGCGACCGCGTCCGGCTGCCCATCTGGATCGGCGCCATCGTCCTGCTGGTGGTCGGCAGCCTGCCGACCTTCCCCGAGACCTACCCGACGCAGGCCGACCGGCAGGCCCGCGCCGACCTGCTCGACAACCCCGCCACGGTCGCCCTGACCGGTCCCGCCTACGGGACGGACAACTACACGTTCGGCGCCATGACGGCGAACGAGCTGCTGCTGTGGGTCGCCATCACCATGGCGCTGATGAGCATCCTGCTCATGGTCCGGCACACCCGCGCCGAGGAGGAGACCGGCCGCACCGAGCTGCTGCGGGCCGGGGTCCTCGGCCGGCACGCCGGCACCACGGCCGCGTTCACGGTCGTCGCCGGGGCGAACCTGCTGATCGGCCTGCTGCTCGGCCTGCTGATGCCGAGCGCCCTGGACGAGCTGTCCACGTCCAGCTCGCTGCTGTTCGGGGCCGCCGTCGCCTCGGTCGGTCTCGTCTTCGCCGGCGTCGGCGCACTGACGGCGCAGGTCACCGAGCACGCCCGGACCGCGACGGGGCTCGCCGCCGCCGCGCTGGGCGTCGCGTTCGCGCTGCGCGCCATCGGCGACGTCGGCGCGGAGTGGCTGTCCTGGCTGTCGCCCATCGGCTGGGCGCAGCGCACCCGGGTCTACGTCGACGACCGGTGGTGGCCGCTGCTGATCGCGGTCGCCCTCACCGCGGTCCTGATGGCCGTCGCGTACGCCACCACCAGCCGCCGCGACGTCGGCGCCGGCCTGGTGCAGCCGAGCCCGGGCAGCCCGCGCGCCGGCAAGGACCTGGCGTCGCCGCTGGGCCTGGCCGTCCGGCTGCAGCGCGGCGGCCTCATCGGCTGGGGCGTGGGCCTGCTGGTGTTCGGGGTCGCCTACGGCAGCCTCGCGCCGTCGATCGAGGAGTTCGTCTCCGACAACTCCACCATCCAGGACTTCCTGGGCGACGCCGGCAGCCTGATCGACGGGTTCATGGGCATGGTCGTGATGATGATGGCGCTGCTCGCCGCCGCCTACGGCCTGACGTCCATGCTGCGGCTGCGCACAGAGGAGACCTCCGGCCGCGCCGAACCGGTGCTGGCCACCTCGGTCTCGCGCACCCGGTTCGCCGCCAGTCACCTGATCGTCGCGCTCGGCGGCAGCCTGCTGATCATGCTGGTGGGCGGCCTCGGCCTGGGCATCACCGGCGCCCTCACGCTCGACGACGGCAGCATGGTCGGCAAGCTCCTCGGGACCGCGCTGGCGCACGTGGTGGGCGTCTGGCTGGTGGTCGCGATCGTCGTCGCGCTGTTCGGGTGGGCGCCCCAGCTGGTGCACCTCGGCTGGGTGGTGCTGACCTTCGGCGTGGTGGTCGGTGTGCTGGGCGGATTCTTCCAGTTCCCCGACTGGGTGACGAAGATCTCGCCCTTCGACGCCGCATCTACTCTTCCAGGAGGAGACCTCGACACGGCAGCGGTTGTCATAATGGGTGTGCTAGCGGTCGCCCTCATCTGGATCGGTCTGCTCGGCTTCCGCCGGCGTGACCTGACGACGACCTGA
- a CDS encoding ABC transporter ATP-binding protein, which produces MTTAIDVAGVVKTFGTVRALDGLDLRVSTGEVHGFLGPNGAGKSTTIRVLLGLLRADSGTARLLDGDPWDDAVSLHRRLAYVPGDVNLWPNLTGGEAIDLLGRLRGGLDEKRRQELLERFDLDPTKKGRTYSKGNRQKVALVAALASDVELLILDEPTSGLDPLMEAVFNEVIDEWKDDGKTVLLSSHILTEVEKLCDRVSIIRAGKIVESGTLAELRHLTRTSIHAETERSVTGIDQLPGIHDLVVEDHRVTFDVDTAQLDGAVRHLSGFGIQTLTSQPPTLEELFLRHYGDELAAEGVAAEAGASS; this is translated from the coding sequence ATGACAACTGCGATCGACGTCGCCGGCGTCGTGAAGACCTTCGGCACGGTCCGCGCTCTCGACGGGCTCGACCTCCGGGTCTCCACCGGCGAGGTCCACGGTTTCCTCGGCCCCAACGGGGCCGGCAAGTCGACGACGATCCGCGTCCTGCTGGGGCTGCTGCGGGCCGACTCCGGCACCGCACGACTGCTCGACGGCGACCCCTGGGACGACGCCGTCTCGCTGCACCGGCGGCTGGCCTACGTCCCGGGCGACGTGAACCTCTGGCCCAACCTCACCGGCGGCGAGGCCATCGACCTGCTCGGCCGGCTGCGCGGCGGGCTGGACGAGAAGCGCCGCCAGGAGCTGCTCGAGCGGTTCGACCTCGACCCGACGAAGAAGGGCCGCACCTACTCGAAGGGCAACCGGCAGAAGGTGGCGCTGGTCGCGGCGCTGGCCTCCGACGTCGAGCTGCTCATCCTCGACGAGCCGACCTCCGGCCTCGACCCGCTGATGGAGGCCGTCTTCAACGAGGTCATCGACGAGTGGAAGGACGACGGCAAGACGGTGCTGCTGTCCAGCCACATCCTCACCGAGGTCGAGAAGCTGTGCGACCGCGTCAGCATCATCCGCGCGGGCAAGATCGTCGAGAGCGGCACGCTGGCCGAGCTGCGTCACCTCACCCGCACGTCCATCCACGCCGAGACCGAGCGGTCCGTCACCGGCATCGACCAGCTGCCCGGCATCCACGACCTCGTCGTCGAGGACCACCGCGTCACCTTCGACGTCGACACCGCTCAGCTCGACGGCGCCGTCCGGCACCTGAGCGGGTTCGGCATCCAGACCCTCACCAGCCAGCCGCCCACGCTGGAAGAGCTGTTCCTGCGCCACTACGGCGACGAGCTGGCCGCCGAGGGCGTCGCGGCCGAGGCGGGTGCCTCGTCGTGA
- a CDS encoding GbsR/MarR family transcriptional regulator, translating to MSADDRERARSRFVEQFAMVLNDAGMQRMPARVFAYVLASDADSHTATQLADGLQVSPAAISGAVRPLMDMGVLVRERVPGERSDHYRVYSDDVWSTLIERQDPMFRHIDVLLTSGLGVLAPGAGRRRVRETREFYRFMYTQMDTLSARWRAHRAEVTASPEPVRAASGE from the coding sequence GTGTCCGCTGACGATCGCGAGCGCGCGCGCAGCCGGTTCGTCGAGCAGTTCGCGATGGTGCTCAACGACGCCGGCATGCAGCGCATGCCGGCCCGCGTGTTCGCCTACGTGCTGGCCTCCGACGCCGATTCGCACACCGCGACCCAGCTCGCCGACGGCCTGCAGGTCAGCCCGGCGGCCATCTCGGGGGCGGTGCGGCCGCTGATGGACATGGGGGTCCTGGTGCGCGAGCGGGTCCCGGGCGAACGGTCCGATCACTACCGCGTCTACAGCGACGATGTGTGGTCGACGCTCATCGAGCGGCAGGATCCGATGTTCCGCCACATCGACGTGCTGCTCACCAGCGGCTTGGGCGTCCTGGCGCCGGGCGCCGGTCGCCGGCGGGTCCGCGAGACGCGCGAGTTCTACCGCTTCATGTACACGCAGATGGACACACTGTCGGCGCGGTGGCGAGCGCACCGGGCCGAGGTCACGGCGTCACCGGAACCTGTTCGGGCCGCGTCGGGCGAGTGA
- a CDS encoding phosphatase PAP2 family protein yields MAHPSLVDEPARDTPAPAPPRTPSDLLRWVVRHIRTPRRPILIVELGILVAFYAVYSVIRNSVPDDRARAVANSVRLWGTEQSLSIDFELWLNHTVHAVQWLTLTVNYFYVSLHFVVTGAVLIWLFVRHPGRYRAARTVLVLTTALALFGYYLYPLAPPRLLPSGLFYDTVAIHQTVGALTSGDLQSLSNQYAAMPSMHAGWSMWCGITLFLFARNKWLRTLGVLYPLATVLVITATGNHYVLDAVGGWLTLAAGFGLQRLLHGRSIRSFTQHVRAVP; encoded by the coding sequence GTGGCACATCCGTCGCTCGTGGACGAGCCGGCGCGGGACACGCCCGCGCCGGCGCCTCCGCGTACCCCGTCCGATCTGTTGCGGTGGGTCGTCCGCCACATCCGCACGCCGCGACGCCCCATCCTCATCGTCGAGCTCGGCATCCTCGTCGCGTTCTACGCCGTGTACTCCGTCATCCGCAACAGCGTGCCCGACGACCGCGCCCGCGCCGTCGCCAACAGCGTCCGTCTCTGGGGCACCGAGCAGAGCTTGAGCATCGACTTCGAGCTCTGGCTGAACCACACCGTGCACGCCGTGCAGTGGCTGACCCTCACCGTCAACTACTTCTACGTGTCCCTGCACTTCGTGGTCACCGGTGCGGTGCTGATCTGGCTGTTCGTCCGCCACCCCGGCCGCTACCGGGCGGCCCGCACCGTGCTGGTGCTCACCACCGCGCTGGCGCTGTTCGGCTACTACCTGTACCCGCTCGCGCCGCCGCGGCTGCTGCCGTCCGGCCTGTTCTACGACACTGTCGCCATCCACCAGACCGTGGGCGCGCTGACGTCCGGTGACCTCCAGAGCCTGTCGAACCAGTACGCCGCCATGCCGTCCATGCACGCCGGCTGGTCCATGTGGTGCGGCATCACCCTGTTCCTGTTCGCCCGCAACAAGTGGCTGCGCACCCTCGGCGTGCTGTACCCGCTGGCGACGGTGCTGGTCATCACGGCCACCGGCAACCACTACGTGCTCGACGCGGTCGGCGGCTGGCTCACGCTGGCGGCCGGGTTCGGGCTGCAGCGGCTGCTGCACGGACGGTCGATCCGATCCTTCACGCAGCACGTGCGCGCGGTTCCGTAG
- a CDS encoding DMT family transporter — MSSTGFAVAFAAGAASLHALAALGMVAQRRWWYPTALTVGASALHVGALHFGPLTLVQPLGVLSLAFALVLSWALTRRRVTPREWRGMALSMAGLAGLLLLAAPTRPRSELTSTQILLLTLAVVALTAVAIAGAARLPLRPVRRSLLFALAAGATFGVSSALTQTVTIRVSDSGMSAALQPASAVVLVLAATGLLLARRAYRGGLGAPLATATIVNPVTASAIGIGLLGERFTGGPVEVTLSVAAALTAMAGVVLLARGSRAPVTRPTRPEQVPVTP, encoded by the coding sequence GTGAGCAGCACGGGTTTCGCGGTGGCCTTCGCCGCCGGTGCTGCGAGCCTGCACGCGCTGGCCGCGCTCGGCATGGTCGCCCAGCGCCGCTGGTGGTACCCCACCGCCCTCACCGTCGGCGCGTCCGCACTGCACGTGGGCGCGCTGCACTTCGGCCCGCTGACACTGGTGCAGCCTCTGGGCGTGCTCAGCCTCGCGTTCGCGCTGGTGCTGTCGTGGGCGCTGACGCGGCGCCGAGTCACGCCGCGCGAGTGGCGCGGCATGGCGCTGAGCATGGCCGGCCTCGCCGGCCTGTTGCTGCTGGCCGCGCCGACGCGACCACGCAGCGAGCTGACCTCCACGCAGATCCTGCTCCTCACCCTCGCCGTCGTCGCGCTGACCGCGGTCGCCATCGCGGGCGCGGCCCGGCTCCCACTGCGGCCGGTCCGGCGCAGCCTGCTGTTCGCGCTCGCCGCCGGCGCGACGTTTGGGGTGTCGTCGGCGCTGACCCAGACGGTGACCATCCGGGTCAGCGACTCCGGCATGTCCGCCGCCCTGCAGCCGGCCAGCGCCGTGGTGCTGGTGCTGGCGGCGACGGGGCTGCTGCTGGCCCGCCGGGCGTACCGCGGCGGGCTCGGGGCCCCACTGGCCACCGCGACCATCGTCAACCCGGTGACGGCCTCGGCCATCGGCATCGGGCTGCTCGGCGAGCGGTTCACCGGCGGCCCGGTCGAGGTGACGCTGTCGGTGGCGGCCGCGCTGACCGCCATGGCCGGGGTGGTGCTGCTGGCGCGCGGCAGCCGGGCGCCGGTCACTCGCCCGACGCGGCCCGAACAGGTTCCGGTGACGCCGTGA